CTTAAACAgttgctgcaagtgcagccctaagccggggtgggggggtggggggaagaactTTAATAGTTATCATTTGTTGAACCATTACTTTGAATCTGGCGGTTTATATACATCATGCCAATTGATtgctaaaataaacttttaaggaGGTACTTAGACCTCATCTATAGCTGAAGAAAGTAAGGCtccaaaaaagttaaataacttgcccaaggccaccaaATTGGCAAGAGGTCGACTTGGGATGTGAAGCAAGGCTGTTGGCTTTTGCATCCAGAATCGTTTTTGCCAAATCATTCTGCTTCTAGTTACCCagtctctctaagcctcagtgtcctcatatGTAAATTGAGAGCACGAATACTCACACTGCAGGCTCCTTATGAGAATTCACTGAGCTGATTCGTGCACAGTGCCTTTCCCCACAGGCAACTCGATCCATGAAAATTCTCTTCCCCACGACCTAGGGGGAGAAAGTGATGATTAATGGCCTTGAATTAAACAGTCTCGGAACATACCAATCGGCACAATGAATTTTAGGTTCCCCCAAACAAACTTCTACAAAGGGCCttctgtgtctcttcttatatATTCTAAAGACTTTGCCAGTTATGTTCCTTGAGATCAGGGACGTGACTCTCTCATCTCTGTGCCTCCCTCCTTCTGTTCCCACTCAATCTGcgtggtctttttttcttttcttttctttctttctttcttttcttttttttttctagatgcaggaatttctattttaaaagagggCCTGGTCTATGGTCAGCAGCACAGCTGCCTCTCTGCAATACGGCGTTTTCCTGGGTCACTGTTTTCCCCTCAATCTGCACGGTCTTATGTTTTAGTGGCAgctcaattaatttttattgaattgaaGCGAAGGGGCTCTGAGCACTGCAAGGGACACACCGTGAGTGTTGGTGTCTATGAGAATGGCATAATCTCCACAAAGTCAAAGTCATCTCAAGTGGATCTCAACCTTTTGGGTTAATGTAGACAATTTCGAAGAACAGATAAAGGATTTGGGCTAAGCCTCAGGGTACTGTGTATGGTTGGATACTAGTCAACCATATATGTTGTGTACTAGTCAAGGTTGCTTGGCCAAGGGGAGTGAAACTGGCCCACACTCTGCTGGGCAAGCTCTTTGCCTGTAGGACTGTCCTCAAACAGCGGGCATTTTGTTCTAAGTTGCATGAAGACACTGTATGGGCCCAGCAGTCTATTAGATTtgcagtttttctgtttttgtttatttgcttataaATGAAAGTAATACTTGAAACAGAAGCACAAACGTTCCCTTTAAAGAAAACATGTATTGATGCTCCAACACTTACCCTGTGTAATGGGACACATAAATGTCCTTTGTGCCActgtacatttttgttttctgttgctgaAGATCATGCATTTTCTTTACCTGCTCTAATCAATTCGGAGGGGGCAATAagatagtccttttttttttttttttctttttacagccacacccgcggcataaggaggttcccaggctaggggtcaaatccgagctgcagctgccgcccccaccacagcacagccacgctagatccaagttgcatctgtgacctacgctgcagcccacggcaacaccggatcctcaacccactgagcagggccggggatcaaacctgcaacctcatagagacaatgtcgggtccttaacctgctgagccacaataggaactgcaataatatattactttttttcttttttaaaaagaaatgtattataactgatttacaatgttctttcaactTTGGGTGTACATTAGTTTTAAGTGAAAAGTACGGGACCTATATTAGAACACTAAAAATATGTCCAGAAGCTCAAAAACCTAAGCACTTAATCTCTTGTTTCTAAATAGTCTGAACTTCTATTTCTTCCTCAGGCGAATTGTACGTAGGCAGACCCCAAAGAGTTTGTTGGTCCACGATCCAAAGGCATGTGCTCAAAACATCTcacaatggggaaaaataaaggacTGCCCGATCCCGGAGTTCGCAGGGAACCCTCCTATGGTATGTACGATGCATTGTTGCTGCTATAGCTTCGTTACCAATCATCTTCCAACTGCGTCTAAGAAATACATACAGATGTTGCAGAGGTGTCTATTATGAATGCAGGAACGCAGGATGTTCTGGGTATCCAGTGTTTTTCTGCTCTGCTTATTGCATAGAATTGCTTCTGGAAAAGTAAGCTTTACATTAGTCTGTTATGAACATCCTGATGGAAACTTGGAGAAgtattgttttggggtttttttccaatGCTTTGGGGTTGAGACGTTCCATCTCTTCGCTTCTGGATGCGAGGACCACAGGGATGCCAGTTAATGATTTTCTGAGGGACTCCAGCCTGAGCTGAGCTGGAGAGCTTGCAAAGCTCAGGTAATGCTTTACAAGGAGCCAGCGAGCCTCTTCAGATACCAGGAAGTCAGACTTTCTATTCAGCTTTCAGAGCCAGGAAGGACATTTGTGAGGTGGCATGTGAGGTTGCCGCTAGGTGTCAGCGGTCCTGTCGACGAGGCATAAAGGAGGCTGGAGAGCCAAGTTCATGCCACACTCTGGCTTCTGCATGGCAGAGCCGGAGTGTGGCAAGGATGACCGAGGGAAACGATGCTGAAATATTTACCTTTCGTCGAGAGCTCTGAAGAGCTCCGTTGCGTTTCTTCTCAGCATCTCTTTTCCATTGGCAAAGATAGACTTTGTCGGTGGTCATGCTAGCCAGTGGTGTAAAGCTAAGCACAAATCACCATTTGTTCGGGGCTTCTGAACAGGATTCTTCTTTTCCCCTTCAACACAGTCTACTATAAAGCAAATGTCCCAGCTcgttttctccttccctttttttcctacCCTCCCAATATAGAAGTACTTTTCCTCTAGAAACAGCACACTGTCTGGGTACTTAGCATCTTGAAGCATCCTTGCTCACTAATGAAAGCAGCCAGACACATGCGTGAACTGCCCCGCTACCTGCAGACACCCCGAAGAAGGAGTCAAAGGAACTGTATTGCAGGTCCTCTTATGAGTGAGGAAGGCACAGTTCCTTGCAGACAGCTGCAGTCACAGTGCTACTGCCTTCATAGGCCCTACCTCAGGGGAGCTCCTGGGTTTCTGGACATATCAGAGGCAGTGTCCGAAACCTGGCTCCCTTCGATGGGTGGCACCCAGGAAATAGATGGATATGCTAGACTCTTTTAAAAACCTGGCCCGTGAAAATGAAGGCCAGTAGCAAAGCATCTATGACTTCTGGgcagatatcttttttttggggggggggtctataaaacctcccaggccaggattgaacccacaccacagcaacgatctgagccactacagtgacaacaccagatccttaacccgctgagtctcAAGGAACTCCTGGGCAGATATTCTTCAACTTTGGCTTGAGATAGGGATATTGGGTGCTCTCAACGTCCAACGAGTTTCTTAAAAAggtaatagaggagttccctggttgtgcagcaggttaaggagtcagtattgtcactgctgtggctccagttgctgctgtagtatgggttcaatccctggccatggaacttttgtatgccttgggtgcagccaacaaAAAAGTAATTGAAAGATCATATGTGAgactctgtgatttttttttcccttcttggaATCCATTCTGGAATGTCATATTTTAGAGGCTATTGCCTTCTACAATTCTTTGCTCCTTCACATATTCAACTAGGAACCCAACTGACTATTTGGTCCAAATGTTATTGCATAGCGGTAATGCCACAGGGTAATTCCAGTGTTTGGAAACACTGCAGATTCTGACAGGAGGGGACTCTAGAGAGATCTGAAAATCTCTGGCTCTGTCCCTGTGCAGCAAGTGCATTGCGTGGCTCCTCGAACTTGCCAGGATATTAGAGAAACAGCTACATTCTTGCATGAAATTTCTCAGCTTGCAAAAAATTGAGCTTTGACTACGTGACTGAGTGAAAGGAATGGCACCGTTGCATTAAAACTATGATGTTGTTGAAATGCTCTCCTTTAGAGAAATGATAATTCCGAAACCAACCTTACTCTGCTATAGGGTTATTGCAACTCCTGTTGCAACAATAGAAGGAAATCCCATTCTCGTGGGCAGTTCCTCTTGGGAAAGTTTCATACTGGAGATACAGTTCCCCAATGTGGCCAAGGAGAATGTTCATTTTTACTGGCTCCaaaatttgttttcactttagATATTCTCATGCATTCCTTTATAGAAGAAATTTGCTAATGTACTCCAACATATTCAAACCAACCAACAACGGTTAACTTGACTTCTAAAGTGTTTTGTTCCCATGAATCGTTGACTCACTACCACCCTTAACACATCCTTGCTTCTGATTACAGACTTGGAAATGGATCGTGGGTCCCATGTTCCTGTATCTGTGTGAGAGGCTGGTGCGGTTTTGGCGATCTCAGCAGAAGGTGGTCATTACCAAGGTATTGGCTGGTTTAGGAATTGCTAATACTATCTGACCATATCATGGACAAGTCTTCGCAAGTTCTCTATATCATTGTCAGAGTTCTCTTTTACTCGGTTTCTTTTGATTAATCTTAGGGCAGAGAGATGACCTATGGTTTGTTTCCAGGTACGTAGCTTGATATTCTAATGGTTGGGCCTTTTAATTGGGGAAACTAGAAGTTAACTTTTTCTGTTGAAAAGTGAACCCAAGTGTTTTGTGtaattgcatgtgtgtgtgtgtgtgtgtgtgtgtgtgtgtgtgtgcagaggggAGGGGCATAGCGTGATGATGTGATTACTTAAGAGTGGAGAGGCAAAAGAAGTGAGTTCCAAAGGGCATGCAttcagctttaaaatatttagatgcCAAAAGAACCAGGGGACTaaggagtgccctggtggcctagtaggctaaggatctggcattgtcattgctgtgacccaggtcacggctgtggcctgggtttcatccctggcccaggaacttccatatgccatgggtgcaggcaaaaaagaaaaagaaaaaaaccggGAAACCAAGGGCAGGTTGATGGAGATGGTTTCCCAGGTTCTCTTTGTCGCCTTTGCTGTGCTTTGTGTGTAATCACAGAATGTCAGAGCTAATGTACCCGAAGTTTCAAGCAAGCTAATAACTAAACTGCATTTAGAATTGAGtctacttggagttcctatcgtggctcagcggaaacggaaccatgaggttgggggttcaattcctggccttgcttggtgggttaaggatccggtgttgccatgagctggggtgtaggtcacagatgtggctcagatctggcgttgctgtcgctgtcgctgtggctgtggccagcagctacagctccgattcaacctctggcctgagaacctccatatgctgcgggtgcggccctagaaaaagaccaaaaaaaaaaaaaaaaaaaaaaagaattgagtctactaatttaaaatatatagtgatTTTTCCCTCTCACATCTATGCTGCTTCTTatcactaaataaatacatatctaacGAAATAAATCGAAATGGAATCGCCTTGTTGTAGTTTCAGGAAACACCTGACAAGActatttttatcaaataaaattgAATTCCATTCAATTCAGTTCAAAAAAACATTGACCAAAACTTTCCACGGGTTGTTTTTGCAAAACACATAAATTCTCCTTATGGACCCCCCTAGCTCTTCTTTCTTGATCTCATAGTAAGTTAGTCCAGCTGGCGTTGGGAATCTTGAAATTTAGGAAACCACGACAGTTCTCCTTTTATGATATTTACACTGTACTGTGCGAAAAAGCCCACAGATCAGCAAAAAGAGCCACCACAAAATTTCCCTTACTAGTCCAGAACTAACTAACCAGACACGTATATTTCCAGCACTAACTAACCAGACAGGTCTATTTCTTAAGCATATTTCTAAGGCAAACTTGTTTTCCTATAAGAAAATTgatattcattttcttctcatgtAAACACCCATAAGAACCAAGGTACCACCCAGGAGTGTTCCAGGGACAGCACTGCCGCTAGAGCATTTTATTCCCTTCTATCGCATTTTTGCCTGTGGTAACAAAATCGCGGCATGGTAAAAAGCCATTTTCACCACACAAAACTGCAGCAAGATCGACATAGTTTTCATTtccaaaaacttttattttctgttttcaaaatgaattttgcAACGCCTCATTTCAGGCATGAACGGCTGTTTCTTATAGCCTTGTCGTATAAGTTATATTGAAATCACAAGttttgaaaagaaactcatgcacttggagaacagactaatggttgccaagggggagggagggggagggactgggagcttggggtgagtcgatgcaaactattgcatttggggtggagaagcaatgagatcctgctggacagcccagggaactatatctagtcacttgtgatggcacaggatggaggataaggtgagacaaagaatgtctgtgtgtgtgtgtgtgtgtgtgtgtgactgggtcactttgcagtacagtagaaattgacagcactataaaccagctatcatggaaaaaataaaaatccttaaaagtaataaaaatacattaatttaaaaaaatacatcacaaGCTTTGGAACTGTTAggtcatttttattaaaagtagaCCCCATTCCTTACTCCCCCTCTCAGGAAAGGAAGAGCCCAGCAGGAGCTCAATATTAGGAAGCTGCTCTTTCATTTCtagggattttctttctttgcgtTGATGTCCCTTCATGGGTCCTCAGTTGTACTTATAAAGTCCTCCTAGGATCTCAGGAATCATCAGAGACGGTGTATCGCTTTCCGTATTAGAATGAAAGCATTTTGTTGTGTTCTGtcttttaaaacatgatgtatcaGGTCACCACCAGTTAATGGACATTGAGacggtttcctttttttttttttttttttgctattgtgagCATTCCTGTCTGTGGAGAATGAGGATGACAAGGGGTGGGTGGGGCCTGGCTTTGGGAGAGATGGCTGGGGTCTTCCCCAGGTTGGGAGAAATGTAGGAACAAGGCATGGAATCAGGCAGGTTCCAGATATGACTCGGGAAGGACAGGCCAGCATTTTAGGCTTAGATTGGGGTCTCCTGCCcaactctttttttggtttttggtgttttgttttttttgtcttttcagggccacacccacggcatatggaggttcccaggctaggggtcgaatcagagcttcagctgccggcctacaccacagccccagccgcgcgggatccgagccacatctgtgacctacactgcagctcatggcaatgccggatccttaacctgctgagcggggccagggatcgaacccgcaacttcatggatgctaggaactcctgcttctgtcCAACTCTTAAGGATCTAGGTCATCTTCTGAGGAGATGGCAGGCTGAGCAGGAAACCATCTCTTCTTCCAGTTTCTAGCAAGTGCCTTCACTTCTCAGAGAAAGCAATCACAATAGGTTGGATTCCCTGGCAAAGACTCTGAGACAGAGACCTGCCTGCAGAGGGTTTGTCGGGGCGTGTTCTCAGGAGATGAgcatgtaaaagaaaagaaaggcaggagtgggggaagggaatGGCTGACCGGGGACgtggttgcacctgcagcctcGGCTGACCCTACAGGAAGTGCCGGAGCTGGGATGGCCCTGGGAGTTGTCCCAAGGTAAGGAGACGGGCTGGGCCTTTGTTTCCCCCCATCATTCATTGTCAGCCATGGGATTGTCACCCACAACTAAGGGCACTTCCCAGTGAGAGACATTTGCCACAGGAGCTGCAGTGTTGGCCCTGAAGAAGGGGCCTGGGTTGGCGCATCTTAGCTCAGCCTTTTATCCATATGGACGCTGAAAAGACAAGTATTGGGGGGAAATGTCATTTCCAGAGACATGTTTTGTTCCGTAGGTGGTCACTCATCCTTTCAAAACCATCGAGCTACAGATGAAGAAGAAGGGATTCAGGATGGAGGTGGGACAATACATTTTCGTCAAGTGTCCCGCAGTGTCCAAGCTGGAGTGGCACCCTTTCACCCTGACCTCTGCCCCTGAGGAAGACTTCTTTAGCATCCATATCCGCATTGTTGGCGACTGGACAGAGGGACTGTTCAAAGCCTGTGGCTGTGATAAGCAGGAGTTTCAAGATGCCTGGAAACTACCTAAGTGAGTACGGAGCACCCGTTACAAAGGGCATGCGTTCAGGAAGAGTGTCACTACGTAGCTTCGCTTCTCACGTCTCTCACTCGGTATCATCTCCTGAGTCTGACAAACCCACAGGGttgggaggtccctggtggctcagcaggttggggatctggccttgtcactacagctgcttgggtcgctgctgggacacaggtttgatccctggcccaggagcttttgtatgccttgggcgcagccaaaaatcaaaatcaaaatcaagccGACACACGGTTGACAAATATAGGTGGCTATGTTGGTGTTCCCCATTTTCTAAATCTTAggtgatatataaaatatttgaatcaaaTATTAATAATGGATGTTCCCCAATCCCTTTAAAGCTGTAAGGGGCTAAGCCAAGGGTATATTCCCTTTCAGTCAAAGGTATACTTCAAATGTAATTGGTGTATGTTATTTGAGGGTGAATTGCCATGTATTACGCACTTGGCTTTTTCCCACATACCTAACGTGGTATCAGGCACTTTAGTAGGTGCAGAAGAAAAGCTTGTGGAAAAACTCACTGCATAGACAAATGCAAAGTGGAGATAGTCAATGTATAAGATATTGGGATGTAGAAAATTCTCCCTTTAATGTGCAATGTAAGCAGGCATTTCAAGTGTGAGCTGCCCTGGCAAGAGACACAGacgggtgtgtgtggtgtgtgtgtggtgtgtgtgtagtGCATGAACTGGGGTGGggatgtgaagaaagaaaaaaaaacaaaaaaccctgagctTCACCAAGTGTTTTCAAGTAGCTGCAAATTCCCATTCTTTCTTCCAACCCTGAGAGTCACACTGACTTGGTTACTGGAAAGCTGTTTCACAGCAGACAGTGCCTCATACATTGTCCCAGTGTGAAGTGACACATGGCACGCCCCCGGGGATCCGGTGTGCCCCATCCTACCCTGAGGAGCCAGAGACTCCTGTAACCATCTCCTCCCCGCTTCCCTCCAGGATCGCTGTGGACGGGCCCTTCGGCACCGCCAGTGAAGACGTGTTCAGTTACGAGGTGGTCATGTTAGTGGGAGCAGGGATCGGGTCACGCCCTTCGCCTCCATTCTCAAGTCGGTCTGGTACAAGTATTGCAATAATGCCACCAATCTGAGGCTCAAAAAGGTaggttctttcatttttttgtcacCTGTGAGTTTGGTTTCTATAAAGGACGTCTTTAATAAAGCTCAAGCCATACTAATAACTCCAGAGGCAACCTCGCGTCGGTACCTCGAGCTTCCCCTGACTTCTCATGCTCCCCTTCTGCTCCTTTCGATGTGGAGAAGGTGTGGGGAGAAGGACGTTTTCCCCCTCGGAGCTCAGGAAGGTCCAGCAGCAGCGGGCAGAAGTCGCCCTGTGGCAGCCGTGGCCCTTCTAGATCCCCTGGGTCTTGCTGGAAGGAGGGCCAGCAGCAGCCAGGGATTCTGGAAGAACAGAACAGACCCAGAGGGAACGGGGTGGGCTCATGTCTCCTCCTTCAGCTCTGGCTTCGGAGAGCAAGGTGGTCATTTACTGCCCTGCTGTGCCAAGGCCAGAGCAGGTCCCTGAGGCTCGTTTGGCCCATGTCCAGAGCTTTCGGGAAACCTGTGTTTCTAGGCATTCTCCGAAGGAGGGAGACGTGGGCGGCAGAGGGGATAGAAATCCGTATGTCAGCACGGATGggtctttatttaaatataatctgCCTGACGTGTAGATCTAGAGCAGGAACGCGCAGCTCCCAGCGGGGAGAGGCAGGACAGGGTAGGGCGTTCAGAGACACAACGACCGTGTATTAAATAGATCAACTACAGGGATATAATGTATCACATGGggaatataggcaatattttataataacgtTACatggaatataacttttaaaattccaaatccCTATATTATACACCTATAACATATCATACaccgactatactttaattaaagataaaaattggacttcctgtcatggctcagtaggataagaatccggctagtatcatgaggttgcgggttcaatccctggcctcgctcagtgggttagagatccagcattgctgtgagctgtggtgtgggtcacagatgcggcttggatcccgagttgctgtggctgtggtgtaggctggcggctccagctctgattggacccctagcctgggaacctccatatgccacaggtatagccctaagaagactaaatatataaatacacacacacgcacacacacaccacacacacacacatatatatacatttagaaaataaacataatggGCTGCATGGTCTATCCATCTCTCAGATCTACTTCTACTGGCTGTGCCGGGACACACATGCCTTCGAGTGGTTTGCCgacctgctgcagctgctggagacCCAGATGCAGGAGAGGAACAACGCCGGCTTCCTCAGCTACAACATCTACCTCACTGGCTGGGATGAGTCACAGGTGAGGACACGATCCCAAACCCCAGGTCCCTCCCATGGTGCCCAGGGCGGACCACCTTCCCCTTGGTTGTGGAGTTGATGGATTCGGGTGATGCAGCCCATTCGCTCTCACTCGATATCCCCATGTGTTCAGATTCTTGAGACCAGATTCAGAGTTGGGTCTGTAGGACCAATCAAAGCTAAGGAGCCTACAAGGACATAAAAGTCATGCCTTTGACCTTGTTAGAGCAATGCCCCCACCGGGGGTCTCGAATCTGGTGGACAAGATGATCCGCAGGGTtatgggaagaaaataaatgtaacattagctttctctcgctctctcactctctctctatatatgtatatatatattcctttatatGTTCATGCAtgtttataatatacataatacatttaAGGAGTCATAGTTATTAAGCACACGTTTGTGAAAGTTGTATTCTTAGTGTTTATACCGATTATCTAGTTAAATCCTCACAACCACCTGATCaagtagctattattattattattatccacattttacagatggggaagccaAGGCCCAGAACAGGTTGCGTCATTTGTCCAAAGACCCTGAGTTCTAAATAATCCAGAACCTGCCCTCTTAGCCACTCCCAGTAGTTCGTGATTACCATTTGTAAACACATCAATGGATATCTAATAGAGTGATACAGGCGTGTAGCTATGTATGCGTGTCTATGTGtgtggcatatatatgtatgtgtgtatatatgggtACACGTATATGTTCATATACTCTCTCCCTCCTGAGACATTTACCAATGAAAATATCCTACCACTCACAAGACAGCCCCCCACAACAAAGACttctctggccccaaatgtcaaaaGTGATGAGACTGAGGAACTCGGAAACAAGCTAGCCATTCCTAGGGGGTAACATCTTTCTAAATAAGCAAACATTAAGGACTTAGCCTGGAAACAGCATAAGCTGCCCCCCTGAGTGAGGAGCTGAGGCAGGCATCTCTGCCTTCTTATGGCCATTGTCTCGGGCTGGCCATCCAGACATTGGCTCCTCACCTGAGACATTGTTCACATGGACCTTGGACCTATGCCAAGTGACTTCTTCTCATTTGCGTTTTGGCATATTGTTTATCATAGATTCTCCAAGTCTTAGGAAAGTCTTGTTGCAAACGTAGATCCAGGAACCCATGACCATGAAAATTGCTGCTCTAGAAAAAGTGGTTTGAAGATGCCACTTctgctatttaaaaacaaaacaatgccacttctgctatttaaaaacaaaagactgcaatagctaagacatggaagccacctaaatgtccatcgacagaggagtggataaagaagatgctcTACGTAtatactggaatattactcaccataGAAAGGAATTAAAttataccatttgcagcaacatggatggacctagagattatcatacccacagactcacagatttcaaaatcaaactgcGGGAAGGGAAACTTAAGAAAGTGGAAAGCTAGCAGGGAGGGATACATAAGGactttggaattaacatatacacacaactatatataaaatagataaactggagttccctttgtggtgcagcggaaacgaatccgcctcgtgaccatgagggtgtgggttcaatccctggcctcactcagggagttaaggatctggcgttgctgtgagctgtcgtgtagacaggtggctacagctccgattcgatcccta
Above is a genomic segment from Sus scrofa isolate TJ Tabasco breed Duroc chromosome X, Sscrofa11.1, whole genome shotgun sequence containing:
- the GP91-PHOX gene encoding cytochrome b-245 heavy chain precursor (The RefSeq protein has 3 substitutions, 1 frameshift compared to this genomic sequence) → MVAWMIALHATIHTIAHLFNVEWCVNARVNNSDPYSIALSDIGDKPNETYLNFVRQRIKNPEGGLYVAVTRLAGITGVVITLCLILIITSSTKTIRRSYFEVFWYTHHLFVIFFIGLAIHGAERIVRRQTPKSLLVHDPKACAQNISQWGKIKDCPIPEFAGNPPMTWKWIVGPMFLYLCERLVRFWRSQQKVVITKVVTHPFKTIELQMKKKGFRMEVGQYIFVKRPAVSKLEWHPFTLTSAPEEDFFSIHIRIVGDWTEGLFKACGCDKQEFQDAWKLPKIAVDGPFGTASEDVFSYQVVMLVGAGIGVTPFASILKSVWYKYCNNATNLRLKKIYFYWLCRDTHAFEWFADLLQLLETQMQERNNAGFLSYNIYLTGWDESQANHFAVHHDEEKDVITGLKQKTLYGRPNWDNEFKTIASQHPTTRIGVFLCGPEALAETLNKQCISNSDSSPRGVHFIFNKENF